A region from the Lentisphaera profundi genome encodes:
- a CDS encoding transposase, producing the protein MAHNRVKESCSDQSVYYLVTNRIAGGRILFRDQEKHKLKELLFTGCAKLSYQVIDYVFMDNHFHLLIKIPPTSQMDDVALLQRYRVHKQNDEINFISKEQRNDFREKVHDISFIIGNFEQRFVQWFNREHNSWGRLFGQRFDSEMIEVSAQSDSLLRVMAYISLNPVRAGIVTDPQDFFFCGYADRLAGGSVGNSDHDFFDLFCHAIEAGSLRDKQKHFREVFRAYMLGLRRYKNADSQTLAEFFREVNLSEELAWDDLFIHKCRFFTKCLVIGSEAFVREKLLKFSGKMQWKRIHEPYTEDEWNDIYSLKPKRRAPSG; encoded by the coding sequence ATGGCTCATAATCGAGTTAAAGAAAGTTGTTCGGATCAATCCGTTTATTATCTTGTGACAAATCGTATTGCTGGTGGTCGCATCTTGTTTCGAGATCAGGAAAAACATAAGCTCAAGGAGCTCTTATTTACGGGCTGTGCTAAGCTCAGTTATCAGGTGATTGATTATGTTTTTATGGACAATCATTTTCATTTATTGATTAAGATTCCGCCAACTTCTCAGATGGATGACGTGGCGCTTTTACAGCGTTATCGAGTTCATAAGCAAAACGATGAAATTAATTTCATTAGCAAAGAACAAAGGAATGATTTCAGAGAGAAAGTCCATGATATCTCCTTCATTATCGGAAACTTTGAGCAACGGTTCGTTCAGTGGTTTAACCGTGAACATAATTCTTGGGGTCGTCTCTTTGGTCAGCGATTTGATTCAGAAATGATTGAGGTTTCAGCTCAATCGGATTCTTTACTTCGGGTAATGGCTTACATTAGTCTTAATCCTGTGAGAGCGGGGATTGTTACTGATCCCCAAGATTTCTTTTTCTGTGGATATGCTGATCGCTTAGCTGGAGGAAGTGTTGGGAATTCAGATCATGACTTCTTTGATCTCTTTTGTCATGCTATTGAGGCAGGTAGTCTCAGGGACAAGCAAAAGCATTTCAGAGAGGTTTTTAGGGCTTACATGCTCGGTTTACGGCGTTATAAGAATGCAGATTCACAGACTCTGGCCGAATTCTTCAGGGAAGTGAATTTATCCGAGGAATTAGCCTGGGATGATCTTTTTATTCACAAATGTCGATTCTTCACTAAATGTTTGGTCATTGGCTCAGAAGCTTTTGTTCGGGAGAAGTTGCTTAAGTTCTCAGGGAAGATGCAATGGAAGAGAATTCATGAGCCTTACACTGAAGATGAATGGAATGATATTTATTCCCTCAAGCCCAAACGACGAGCCCCTTCGGGTTGA
- the metE gene encoding 5-methyltetrahydropteroyltriglutamate--homocysteine S-methyltransferase: MKDYKINNLGFPRIGADRELKKALELFWSGSITEIELKSKSALLREQHWVIQQEAGVDLIPSNDFSYYDQVLDMICLLGCVPERFKEAGPVGLDTYFEMARGQHCCGSDLSEGTRALEMTKWFDSNYHYLVPELNETTEFSIRSTKIFDEYQEALDLGIKTKPVLIGPVTFLFLSKSFDGSDRFSLLEKLLPVYGEILQRLEQKGAEWIQLDEPIFSMDLDENTKRLLKKSYEYLSTQVSQTKLLVANYFGDLDSNLEEFVSLPVDGLHVDLVRGVKDVSTFFKSVDDTKLISLGVVNGRNIWKNNYTDTLEIIDQFKHLKNQLCLSPSCSLLHSPYSLRPEDDLDEELKSWLAFSEEKLQELQDLKLILSGKGNALLIANRELHESKKQNERLFNKQVRIASEESRGEEFLTRSPFKERIIQQNKSLKLPLLPTTTIGSFPQDKELRRQRALFKKGIINHEQYDSFIAGQIAKDVALQEKIGLDVLVHGEAERNDMVEYFGEKLEGFAFSKKAWVQSYGSRCVKPPILFGDVSRKVAMTVQWTQYAASLTTKPMKGMLTGPVTILQWSFVREDLSREEVTRQIALAIREETIDLEHAGIPIIQIDEPAIREGLPLRDQQKALYLKWAVDAFRLSAAGVQSSTQIHTHMCYSDFNEIMDSVGRMDADVISIEASRSDMELLEVFKEQCYPNEIGPGVYDIHSPRVPSVEEISLKIKSILDYVAIEQVWINPDCGLKTRGLVEVEAALQNMQLATESVRAGLLQLA, translated from the coding sequence ATGAAAGATTATAAAATAAATAACTTAGGCTTCCCAAGAATTGGAGCAGATCGCGAATTAAAAAAAGCTTTGGAGTTATTCTGGAGTGGATCCATAACAGAAATAGAACTGAAGTCCAAATCGGCTTTGTTACGGGAGCAGCATTGGGTAATTCAACAAGAAGCAGGAGTTGATTTGATTCCTAGTAACGACTTCTCTTATTATGATCAGGTATTGGATATGATATGTCTCTTGGGTTGTGTACCTGAGAGATTTAAAGAAGCAGGGCCAGTGGGTTTGGATACCTATTTTGAAATGGCACGTGGTCAACATTGCTGTGGCTCAGATCTCAGTGAGGGAACGAGAGCTCTGGAGATGACTAAGTGGTTTGATAGTAATTATCATTACTTGGTACCTGAACTAAATGAAACGACAGAATTTTCGATTAGGTCGACCAAAATTTTTGATGAGTATCAAGAGGCATTAGATTTGGGAATTAAAACTAAACCTGTTTTGATTGGTCCAGTTACTTTTTTGTTTTTAAGTAAAAGCTTTGATGGCAGTGATCGCTTTAGTTTACTCGAAAAACTATTGCCAGTCTATGGTGAAATATTACAAAGGCTTGAGCAAAAAGGAGCTGAGTGGATTCAGCTCGATGAACCTATTTTTAGTATGGATTTAGATGAAAATACAAAAAGATTATTGAAAAAATCTTATGAGTATTTATCGACTCAAGTAAGTCAAACTAAACTTTTAGTAGCCAATTACTTTGGTGATCTGGATAGTAATCTAGAAGAATTTGTGAGTTTGCCAGTTGATGGTTTACATGTGGACTTAGTGCGTGGAGTAAAGGATGTAAGCACTTTTTTTAAATCAGTAGATGATACCAAACTCATTTCTCTCGGTGTAGTGAATGGGCGTAATATTTGGAAGAATAATTATACCGATACACTTGAAATTATAGATCAATTTAAGCATCTAAAAAATCAGCTGTGTTTATCTCCTTCCTGTTCATTGCTTCATAGTCCCTATTCATTGAGGCCTGAGGATGATTTAGATGAAGAACTCAAGAGCTGGTTAGCCTTTTCCGAAGAAAAACTTCAGGAACTACAAGATTTAAAATTGATTCTCAGTGGCAAAGGAAATGCGTTACTCATAGCAAATCGTGAGCTCCATGAATCGAAAAAGCAGAATGAACGCTTGTTTAATAAACAAGTAAGAATTGCTAGCGAAGAGAGTCGTGGCGAAGAATTTTTGACACGTTCACCATTTAAAGAGCGTATTATTCAGCAAAATAAAAGCTTAAAGCTACCTCTCTTACCGACGACAACAATTGGTTCTTTTCCCCAAGATAAAGAATTGCGTCGCCAGCGTGCTTTGTTTAAAAAAGGTATAATTAACCATGAGCAATACGATTCTTTTATTGCAGGACAAATAGCAAAAGATGTCGCTTTACAAGAAAAAATTGGCTTAGATGTATTGGTACATGGCGAAGCGGAACGAAATGATATGGTTGAGTATTTCGGCGAAAAATTAGAAGGTTTTGCTTTTAGTAAAAAAGCGTGGGTTCAAAGTTACGGTAGTCGCTGTGTAAAACCACCAATATTATTTGGTGACGTCTCACGAAAAGTAGCAATGACCGTGCAATGGACGCAGTATGCCGCTAGTTTAACGACTAAACCAATGAAAGGCATGTTAACAGGTCCCGTGACAATTCTGCAATGGAGTTTCGTTCGTGAAGACTTGAGTCGTGAAGAAGTGACACGTCAGATAGCGCTGGCAATTCGTGAGGAGACTATAGATCTTGAGCATGCAGGGATACCTATTATTCAAATAGATGAACCTGCGATTAGAGAGGGCTTGCCACTGCGTGATCAGCAAAAAGCACTTTATTTGAAATGGGCAGTCGATGCGTTTCGCTTATCGGCAGCGGGTGTACAGAGTTCCACACAAATTCATACTCATATGTGCTATTCTGATTTTAATGAAATTATGGATTCAGTCGGACGTATGGATGCAGATGTTATTTCCATTGAGGCTTCGCGTTCAGATATGGAATTACTCGAAGTCTTTAAAGAGCAATGTTATCCTAATGAGATAGGACCGGGTGTTTACGATATTCATTCACCTCGCGTTCCTAGTGTTGAAGAGATATCACTGAAGATTAAAAGCATTCTTGATTACGTAGCCATTGAACAGGTTTGGATTAATCCTGACTGTGGTTTAAAGACCCGCGGCTTAGTGGAGGTCGAGGCGGCATTGCAAAATATGCAGTTGGCAACAGAGTCCGTACGTGCAGGCTTGCTACAATTAGCATAA
- a CDS encoding SDR family NAD(P)-dependent oxidoreductase — protein sequence MKDMTGKIALITGSTKGIGRAIAEAFVKAGADVIVNGRNATEVEKVRTEMGAKYGVAADLSSGEGCNSLIEQVDKIGPVEILINNTGIFGVKDFFESTDEEWENYFQLNVMSAVRLNRQFMKGMLERNSGSVINIASEAGFKPLPQMIHYSVSKTALISLSRGLAEITKGTAVTVNSLLPGPTWTDGVEKYFAGLAEEEGKDMQEVISSYFDDHEPTSLIKRFVDVKEVADATLFLATNKAVNGSALRVEGGIIRSL from the coding sequence ATGAAAGATATGACGGGAAAGATCGCTTTAATTACGGGTTCTACTAAAGGGATTGGGCGAGCTATTGCAGAAGCGTTCGTCAAAGCAGGGGCGGATGTTATTGTTAATGGTCGCAATGCCACTGAAGTGGAGAAAGTTCGCACTGAGATGGGGGCAAAATACGGAGTCGCGGCAGATTTGAGTAGTGGCGAGGGTTGTAACAGCCTTATTGAGCAAGTTGATAAAATTGGCCCAGTAGAAATACTTATCAATAATACGGGCATTTTTGGCGTCAAAGATTTTTTTGAAAGCACGGATGAGGAATGGGAAAACTATTTTCAACTTAATGTGATGAGTGCAGTTCGCTTGAATCGTCAGTTTATGAAAGGGATGCTTGAAAGAAATTCGGGATCGGTAATTAATATAGCTAGTGAAGCTGGCTTTAAACCACTTCCACAAATGATTCATTATTCAGTTTCAAAAACAGCTCTTATTAGTCTTTCACGAGGTTTGGCAGAGATTACTAAAGGTACGGCAGTGACTGTCAATAGTCTACTTCCTGGTCCGACATGGACTGATGGTGTTGAAAAATATTTTGCAGGTTTAGCGGAAGAAGAGGGCAAAGATATGCAGGAAGTCATATCTTCTTATTTTGATGACCATGAACCAACATCACTCATCAAGCGTTTTGTCGATGTTAAGGAAGTTGCGGATGCGACGCTTTTCTTAGCCACCAATAAAGCAGTTAATGGTAGTGCCCTGCGTGTAGAGGGCGGTATTATCCGCAGCCTTTAG